A part of Leifsonia xyli subsp. xyli str. CTCB07 genomic DNA contains:
- the cydC gene encoding thiol reductant ABC exporter subunit CydC → MSVADPEQRTPSRADIRRILRLALPPGRRLAVAIAFGALSGGSAVALLAVSAWLIARAAEQPALMYLSAAAVGVRAFALGRAFFRYLERLAGHDAAFRRLGGVRADMFARLVPLAPDGLGRAGHGLGEAGGGDLLARFADDVDDLQDYTLRVVQPLITAVLVVLLSVAAAFWLLSGAGLALVATLAAAFLVGALVNRWAAGSAERRIALLRASLADSILDLVRSLDTLIAYGALPAAQKRVSIASAELIRVVRRRATGLGLTAGAVSLFAGVATALGLAAGVPALSAGRLDGPTLAVLALLPLAVFEAFGALPLALGAWRRVRTSAERIAATAPDALPAGIPVDAADAVSLVCRGVPQLCLSRASAHWPGASAPVLRGVELTLEPGERVLLSGATGAGKTALAHALTRLIDLDGQYTIDGVDVCSVRQDDVRAIVGLCEQRPHLFDADLRQNLLFARETATDEELLAVLERVRLGEWARERGGLGTPMGERGALVSGGQAQRIALARALLADFPVLIVDEPTANVDAAVGSQIVHDILSTAAEDGRTVLLISHSEVPPALVTRKLRMAGGVVLDS, encoded by the coding sequence ATGTCTGTCGCTGACCCGGAGCAGCGCACGCCATCCCGCGCGGACATCCGCCGCATTCTGCGCCTCGCACTGCCTCCGGGCCGCCGGCTCGCGGTGGCGATCGCGTTCGGCGCGCTCAGCGGCGGCAGCGCTGTCGCCCTCCTTGCCGTCTCCGCGTGGCTGATCGCCCGCGCCGCCGAGCAACCGGCCCTGATGTACCTCTCGGCGGCGGCGGTCGGGGTGCGGGCGTTCGCGCTCGGCCGCGCGTTCTTCCGCTACCTCGAACGGCTGGCCGGCCATGACGCGGCGTTCCGCCGGCTCGGTGGTGTGCGTGCGGACATGTTCGCCCGCCTGGTCCCTCTCGCCCCCGATGGTCTGGGGAGAGCGGGTCACGGGCTGGGCGAAGCGGGCGGCGGGGACCTGCTGGCGCGCTTCGCTGACGATGTGGACGATCTGCAGGACTACACGCTCCGTGTGGTGCAGCCGCTCATCACGGCCGTACTGGTCGTCCTGCTGAGCGTCGCCGCCGCCTTCTGGCTGCTCTCCGGGGCTGGGCTCGCACTCGTGGCGACGCTCGCCGCCGCCTTCCTGGTCGGCGCGTTGGTGAACCGCTGGGCAGCGGGCAGCGCGGAGCGCCGGATCGCCCTGCTCCGGGCGAGCCTGGCCGACAGCATCCTGGATCTCGTCCGCAGTCTCGACACGCTGATCGCCTATGGGGCGCTGCCGGCCGCGCAGAAGCGAGTGAGCATCGCGAGCGCGGAGCTGATCCGTGTCGTCCGCCGTCGCGCGACCGGGCTCGGCCTGACAGCGGGCGCGGTGTCGCTGTTTGCGGGTGTAGCGACCGCGCTCGGGCTCGCGGCCGGTGTCCCCGCCCTCTCGGCCGGACGCCTAGACGGGCCGACGCTCGCTGTCCTCGCGCTGCTGCCGCTCGCGGTCTTCGAAGCGTTCGGCGCCCTCCCACTCGCCCTCGGTGCGTGGCGACGTGTCCGCACAAGCGCCGAGCGCATCGCGGCGACGGCCCCCGACGCGCTCCCCGCCGGCATCCCCGTCGATGCCGCCGATGCGGTGTCTCTCGTCTGCAGGGGTGTCCCGCAGCTGTGTCTCTCCCGGGCGAGCGCTCACTGGCCGGGCGCATCCGCGCCGGTGCTCCGCGGTGTGGAGCTCACCCTCGAACCCGGAGAGCGGGTGCTTTTGAGCGGGGCGACCGGCGCGGGCAAGACCGCGCTCGCGCACGCGCTCACCCGCCTCATCGACCTCGACGGCCAATACACCATCGACGGCGTAGACGTGTGCTCGGTCCGCCAGGACGACGTTCGCGCGATCGTGGGGCTGTGCGAGCAGCGTCCCCATCTCTTCGACGCCGACCTGCGCCAGAATCTGCTGTTCGCGCGCGAGACCGCGACGGACGAGGAACTGCTGGCCGTGCTGGAACGGGTTCGCCTCGGCGAATGGGCGCGTGAGCGCGGGGGACTCGGCACGCCGATGGGGGAGCGCGGCGCGCTCGTCTCCGGCGGCCAGGCCCAGCGGATCGCGCTGGCCCGGGCGCTGCTGGCGGACTTCCCGGTGCTGATCGTGGACGAGCCGACCGCCAATGTGGACGCCGCCGTCGGCTCGCAGATCGTCCACGACATCCTGAGCACGGCCGCAGAGGACGGCCGGACCGTGTTGCTGATCTCGCACAGCGAGGTGCCCCCGGCACTCGTGACAAGGAAGCTCCGGATGGCCGGCGGGGTGGTGCTCGACAGCTAG
- a CDS encoding aminotransferase class IV, with amino-acid sequence MAATDIMFDWSAGALVTRDDGDTGRTALLVADSFLVAEGRALALGLHRERFAGSAARQGFRDGPELNAFWDAAVETLPAAGGWFPRFELARVGGALRLRFRLRTAPPLGAELVVATAIGDPRTEPDVKGPDIERLGALRQAAQRRGAQEAVILADGAVCDGVTTALLWWREGTLFAPPLSLARVDSVAARTVRGIAAAMRVPVVEAAVCPAALEGAALWAVNALHGIREVTAWVDGPALGRDAERTLAWRARFAALARPIGGAR; translated from the coding sequence ATGGCTGCGACCGACATCATGTTCGATTGGTCCGCTGGCGCGCTGGTGACACGTGACGATGGCGACACCGGCAGGACCGCACTCCTGGTCGCCGACTCCTTCCTCGTGGCGGAGGGACGGGCTCTCGCACTCGGCCTGCACCGCGAACGATTCGCCGGCTCCGCGGCACGGCAGGGGTTCCGCGACGGCCCGGAGCTGAACGCCTTCTGGGACGCCGCGGTCGAGACGCTGCCCGCGGCAGGCGGCTGGTTCCCGCGCTTCGAGCTGGCCCGGGTGGGCGGGGCGCTGCGGCTCCGGTTCCGGTTGCGGACGGCGCCGCCGCTCGGCGCCGAGCTGGTGGTCGCGACGGCGATCGGGGACCCCCGCACCGAACCGGATGTCAAAGGGCCCGACATCGAACGGCTCGGCGCGCTGCGGCAGGCGGCGCAGCGGCGCGGCGCGCAGGAGGCGGTCATCCTGGCGGACGGCGCTGTGTGCGACGGGGTGACGACGGCGCTGCTGTGGTGGCGGGAGGGGACGTTGTTCGCTCCCCCGCTCTCCCTGGCGCGCGTGGACAGCGTGGCGGCCCGGACCGTCCGCGGCATCGCGGCGGCGATGCGCGTCCCGGTCGTCGAAGCGGCCGTGTGCCCGGCGGCTCTGGAGGGCGCGGCGCTCTGGGCGGTGAACGCTCTGCACGGCATTCGTGAAGTCACAGCGTGGGTGGACGGGCCGGCTCTCGGACGCGACGCCGAGCGCACCCTGGCCTGGCGAGCGCGGTTCGCGGCGCTGGCGCGCCCGATCGGCGGCGCGCGCTGA
- a CDS encoding anthranilate synthase component I family protein, whose translation MLLPPRVHHLNAPVDPADAFAALYPAGDAVWLDSGPDAAAGMSVIGTGTRVATASVADGTVTVDGETRTGSIVEVLRATGRADTAGYPLGWIGWLGYEAGAADLGLPHAPGEGQDAAFVWADRLIVFDHDTGRVTLVDARDGGADPEPAGGESSAGGASDSAPASSAPPWLRATAAALTAPAAAGSAARHLAAHPLPGPRAQAGWRYGPAAYRALLDACQSAIHAGDAYQLCLTNTATAQTSADPLAVHLRLRRESPAPHAGFLRIGGETLVSSSPEQFLRVEPDGRVRTKPIKGTRPRGTTPAEDRRLRAELEASEKERAENVMIVDLMRNDLARVCETGSVEVRHLLAVESYAQVHQLVSTVEGRLRDGQGVLDALAACFPAGSMTGAPKLSAMRILNRLEQGPRGVYAGCFGALAADGSADLAMVIRSVQFRGSVATIGSGGGITALSVPDEELAEVGVKAAALLRAAGLDGAGNGQDLPNV comes from the coding sequence GTGCTCCTCCCACCCCGTGTGCACCACCTCAACGCCCCCGTCGACCCAGCCGACGCCTTCGCAGCGCTTTACCCCGCAGGCGATGCCGTCTGGCTCGATTCGGGCCCGGACGCCGCAGCGGGCATGAGCGTCATCGGCACCGGGACGCGCGTCGCGACGGCGTCCGTGGCGGACGGGACGGTGACCGTCGACGGGGAGACCCGCACCGGCAGCATCGTCGAGGTGCTGCGGGCGACCGGTCGCGCGGACACCGCAGGCTACCCGCTCGGCTGGATCGGCTGGCTCGGCTATGAGGCGGGCGCGGCGGATCTCGGGCTTCCGCACGCGCCGGGCGAGGGACAGGACGCGGCGTTCGTCTGGGCGGACCGGCTGATCGTGTTCGATCACGACACCGGGCGGGTGACGCTCGTGGACGCTCGCGACGGCGGGGCGGACCCTGAGCCAGCAGGCGGCGAATCATCGGCGGGAGGAGCGTCGGACTCCGCACCGGCCTCCTCCGCTCCTCCCTGGCTCCGCGCGACCGCCGCCGCCCTCACCGCTCCGGCCGCCGCCGGCTCGGCCGCGCGGCACCTCGCGGCCCACCCGCTGCCCGGCCCGCGCGCCCAAGCCGGCTGGCGGTATGGACCGGCGGCCTACCGCGCCCTCCTCGACGCCTGTCAGTCCGCCATCCACGCCGGGGATGCCTACCAGCTCTGCCTGACGAACACCGCAACCGCCCAGACGTCCGCCGACCCGCTTGCCGTCCACCTGCGGCTGCGCCGGGAAAGCCCCGCACCCCACGCAGGTTTCCTCCGTATTGGCGGCGAAACCCTCGTCAGCTCGTCGCCCGAGCAGTTTCTCCGGGTCGAGCCCGATGGACGGGTGCGAACCAAGCCGATCAAGGGCACCCGGCCGCGCGGAACGACGCCCGCCGAGGACCGCCGCCTGCGAGCCGAGCTCGAAGCCAGCGAGAAGGAGCGTGCCGAGAATGTCATGATCGTGGATCTCATGCGGAACGATCTCGCTCGGGTGTGCGAGACCGGTTCGGTGGAGGTGCGGCACCTTCTCGCCGTCGAGTCGTACGCCCAGGTCCACCAGCTCGTCAGCACGGTCGAGGGACGCCTCCGCGACGGCCAGGGCGTGCTGGACGCTCTGGCCGCCTGTTTCCCCGCCGGCTCGATGACCGGTGCGCCGAAACTGAGCGCCATGCGCATCCTGAACCGTCTCGAGCAGGGTCCGCGCGGTGTCTACGCGGGGTGTTTCGGCGCCCTCGCGGCCGACGGTTCGGCCGACCTCGCGATGGTGATCCGCAGTGTCCAGTTCCGCGGCTCCGTCGCCACCATCGGCTCCGGTGGCGGGATCACCGCGCTTTCGGTGCCCGACGAAGAGCTCGCGGAGGTCGGCGTGAAGGCGGCGGCGCTCTTGCGTGCGGCTGGCCTGGACGGCGCCGGGAACGGACAGGACCTGCCGAACGTTTAG